A region from the Geobacillus vulcani PSS1 genome encodes:
- a CDS encoding YheC/YheD family endospore coat-associated protein, which yields MLSLGFVTLEEQQDYTYCTEVAKRAGRYGISVCRFSPLDIDPQTENVRGFLFQEETNEWTNAVFAIPPFLYDRCFYGNDERSKKAKPIMSWLKQRPDLTFLGYGLPGKWDVYEALSSHPLLSAYVPPTVRLERAGDVLALLRREQAAIAKPVHGSGGRGICIFQKKGKALSVQDSHGQEQAVIARRSELEQLLASWIRRGEYVLQPLLQLSTPDGEPFDFRILLQKDENGRWVERVRAVRVGRPGAWVANVRAGADIRPFAEWLDRLSSSKRLFVLDGVETIIRTLPAYVDRTFGPLFEIGLDLGATDNGAVWILDVNSKPGRKVAHLLSTEQQNELYEAPLRYCLFLARGVKSQ from the coding sequence TTGCTTTCACTCGGTTTTGTCACCCTTGAGGAACAGCAAGACTACACGTATTGCACTGAGGTAGCGAAACGCGCCGGACGCTACGGTATTTCCGTCTGCCGCTTTTCACCGCTTGACATCGATCCACAGACGGAAAACGTCCGCGGCTTTCTCTTTCAAGAGGAAACGAACGAATGGACAAACGCCGTCTTTGCCATTCCGCCATTTTTATATGACCGCTGCTTTTACGGCAATGATGAACGGTCCAAAAAAGCAAAACCGATTATGAGCTGGTTGAAGCAGCGACCTGACCTCACGTTTTTAGGCTATGGCCTGCCGGGCAAATGGGACGTATATGAAGCACTCTCCTCACACCCGCTCTTGTCCGCATACGTGCCGCCGACTGTCCGTCTTGAGCGCGCCGGTGATGTGCTTGCGCTTCTCCGCCGCGAACAAGCCGCCATCGCCAAGCCGGTGCACGGCTCCGGGGGACGCGGTATTTGCATCTTTCAAAAGAAAGGGAAGGCGCTGTCCGTCCAAGACAGCCACGGTCAAGAACAGGCCGTCATTGCCCGCCGAAGCGAGCTGGAACAGCTCCTCGCCTCTTGGATCCGCCGCGGCGAGTATGTTCTGCAGCCATTGCTTCAGCTATCGACCCCGGATGGTGAACCGTTTGACTTCCGCATTCTTTTGCAAAAGGATGAAAACGGACGCTGGGTGGAACGAGTGCGGGCCGTGCGAGTCGGCCGACCGGGGGCATGGGTGGCCAACGTCCGTGCCGGGGCGGACATTCGTCCTTTTGCCGAGTGGCTCGATCGCCTTTCCTCTTCAAAACGCCTCTTCGTGCTCGATGGTGTTGAGACGATCATCCGCACACTGCCAGCTTATGTAGATCGCACGTTCGGTCCTTTGTTCGAAATCGGTTTGGATCTTGGCGCGACCGACAACGGGGCGGTGTGGATTTTGGATGTCAATTCCAAGCCAGGGAGAAAAGTGGCGCATCTTCTCTCCACAGAGCAACAAAACGAACTGTACGAAGCGCCGCTTCGATATTGCCTGTTTTTAGCCAGAGGAGTGAAAAGTCAATGA
- a CDS encoding YheC/YheD family endospore coat-associated protein, with amino-acid sequence MTYTLIIDEQQTNTVILPATIQASGQTSAAFGSLVAPCRVISSPRLTDRVIVAHDVARCLSIPFAADVHVFLTDEVVHFGPLVGILTAGFTKSSHRPVGSRSFFFAKLLAQEKQVGGFAFLFGAPHIDWENGMTNGYFYTERGWERHTVPLPNVVYNRLPNRRIEKEETFQTMTKRLQTIYGIPIFNECFFNKWDIYRRLAAHPKAQSYLPATSAHVTQHTIEQFLARYREAYIKPADGSLGRGIYHLAKKNNAYECRFRDESGEIQTALFPTSMAAWHHLLAHAPLHRYVIQQAIPLLAVNGRPADFRVHVNKNEHGIWQVSAIAAKIAGKQSITTHMNSGGIVKTLEEIFPDAAEREIMLVRLSDAALTLSRSLDEASETLIGEIGFDLGVDQQGRIWMFEANSKPGRSIFKHPKLKDADERTARLPLAYAVHLSKTAITEPGALWPC; translated from the coding sequence ATGACCTACACGCTGATCATTGACGAACAACAAACGAATACGGTGATCCTTCCCGCCACGATCCAAGCATCTGGGCAAACATCGGCCGCGTTCGGCAGCCTTGTCGCCCCATGCCGGGTCATTTCTTCCCCTCGCCTCACCGACCGTGTGATTGTGGCACATGACGTCGCTCGATGCTTGTCGATCCCGTTTGCCGCTGATGTCCATGTCTTTTTGACCGATGAGGTCGTTCACTTCGGTCCGCTTGTCGGCATTTTGACCGCCGGATTCACAAAGTCGTCCCACCGACCGGTTGGCAGCCGGAGCTTCTTTTTCGCCAAGCTGCTGGCGCAAGAAAAGCAAGTCGGCGGATTTGCCTTTTTGTTTGGCGCGCCCCATATTGATTGGGAAAACGGCATGACGAACGGCTATTTTTACACAGAGCGCGGTTGGGAACGCCATACGGTGCCGCTGCCAAATGTTGTTTACAATCGTCTACCGAATCGACGCATTGAAAAAGAAGAAACGTTTCAGACGATGACAAAGAGGCTGCAAACCATCTACGGCATCCCGATCTTTAACGAGTGTTTTTTCAACAAATGGGACATTTACCGCCGGCTCGCCGCCCATCCGAAGGCGCAGTCGTATTTGCCGGCGACGTCCGCCCACGTGACACAACACACCATTGAGCAGTTTCTTGCCCGCTACCGTGAAGCGTACATCAAGCCGGCCGATGGCAGCCTCGGCCGCGGCATTTATCATTTAGCGAAAAAAAACAATGCCTATGAATGTCGGTTTCGCGACGAGAGTGGAGAAATACAAACAGCGCTGTTTCCGACCTCCATGGCGGCGTGGCATCATTTGCTCGCCCATGCGCCGCTTCACCGCTATGTCATCCAACAAGCGATTCCACTTCTTGCCGTCAACGGCCGACCGGCTGATTTCCGCGTTCACGTTAACAAAAACGAACACGGCATATGGCAAGTGAGCGCCATCGCCGCCAAAATCGCTGGAAAACAAAGCATCACGACCCATATGAACAGCGGAGGCATCGTCAAAACGCTGGAAGAAATTTTCCCGGATGCCGCCGAGCGCGAAATCATGCTCGTCCGTCTTTCCGACGCCGCCCTTACGCTCAGCCGTTCCCTTGATGAAGCATCAGAAACGTTGATCGGCGAAATCGGTTTTGATCTTGGCGTTGACCAACAGGGAAGGATTTGGATGTTTGAAGCCAATTCGAAACCTGGACGGTCGATTTTTAAGCATCCAAAATTAAAGGACGCAGACGAACGAACAGCGCGGCTGCCGCTCGCTTACGCCGTCCACCTCAGCAAAACAGCCATCACCGAACCCGGGGCGCTTTGGCCATGCTGA
- a CDS encoding YheC/YheD family endospore coat-associated protein: MLTIGYHPDTSEWVCNSPGGPYRFGCGWVAPAASLPDLVFPVREQDGRVGPLVGVLVSASSLSALLAGKKPWLETVIRSIHAAGGISVVSAAAGIREKRICGYVFVPTLHRLIEAVAPLPDVVYNRVKSRTEEESELFQTAAAQLSAHGVPLVNRSFFRKSDVYDALRSDRRLWPHLLPTSPVQTVTDIRAWLRQYSCIYLKRDDGSRGMGLFRLTALSETKAICEYPGGQKRLCSLDALASLIESGRYIAQALAETDEWNGRRYDLRVLAHWQNGRHTITGIGVRSADVESVTTHVFHGGTILPYKEVKERIDEAALDRLIALSGARLGERFGFVGEFSVDIGVGSERQLYIYEINAKPMVFDEPEIEARRLERLNQLFAELAHRAP, from the coding sequence ATGCTGACGATCGGCTACCATCCCGACACCAGCGAGTGGGTGTGCAACAGTCCGGGCGGCCCTTATCGGTTCGGCTGCGGTTGGGTGGCTCCCGCCGCTTCCCTTCCCGATCTTGTCTTTCCCGTCCGCGAGCAAGACGGACGGGTGGGGCCGCTCGTCGGCGTGCTGGTCAGCGCCTCGTCCCTTTCCGCTTTGTTGGCTGGGAAAAAGCCGTGGCTTGAAACCGTCATCCGCTCCATCCACGCCGCCGGCGGCATCTCCGTCGTCAGCGCGGCCGCCGGCATTAGAGAGAAAAGGATCTGCGGATATGTATTCGTTCCAACGCTTCATCGTCTCATCGAAGCGGTCGCTCCACTGCCTGATGTCGTCTACAATCGAGTCAAAAGCCGCACAGAAGAAGAAAGCGAGCTGTTTCAAACGGCGGCTGCCCAGTTGAGCGCCCATGGCGTTCCACTTGTCAACCGCTCTTTTTTCCGCAAATCGGACGTTTACGACGCGCTGCGGTCCGACCGCCGGCTTTGGCCGCATCTATTGCCGACGTCGCCTGTCCAAACAGTGACCGATATTCGCGCTTGGCTCCGCCAATACAGCTGTATTTATTTGAAACGAGATGACGGTTCCAGAGGAATGGGGCTGTTTCGTCTCACCGCCTTGTCGGAGACGAAGGCCATTTGCGAATATCCGGGCGGCCAAAAACGGCTCTGCTCGCTCGATGCGCTCGCATCCCTCATTGAGTCTGGCCGCTACATCGCCCAAGCATTGGCTGAAACGGACGAGTGGAACGGACGCCGCTACGATTTGCGCGTGCTCGCCCATTGGCAAAACGGCCGCCATACGATCACCGGCATCGGCGTTCGTTCGGCCGACGTCGAGTCGGTGACGACCCATGTGTTTCACGGCGGGACCATCCTGCCGTACAAAGAGGTCAAGGAACGCATCGATGAGGCGGCGCTCGATCGGCTTATTGCCTTGAGCGGCGCGCGCCTTGGCGAACGATTTGGCTTTGTCGGTGAGTTTTCCGTCGACATCGGTGTCGGAAGCGAGCGGCAACTTTACATCTATGAAATCAACGCCAAGCCGATGGTGTTTGACGAGCCGGAGATTGAGGCACGGCGGCTCGAGAGGCTCAATCAGCTGTTTGCTGAGCTCGCTCATCGTGCGCCATAG
- a CDS encoding PucR family transcriptional regulator, with protein MLKELESLYEGDIIINGQPEHPEDYEWFYTDDGDEIGIAKHRLTEQERRLLSLFFTPAERRREPESEEERAWKRWMATGDPAALARLAAPYCRFIHFTASRPIANKEEFTDAVRGLFSSPVTIVWEQDRRGLIVEAKQKQTTDPPSLADMAEALAADFYTAIHLLIGPIRPVDERLYESFLLEKECFSAARRFWPKRTVYEWEDVIPLPLFEEGAVSEKAHRTLSFLDEFDEEEVRAMETFLQCNLNVSMAAKKLYMHRNSLQYRIDKWTEQTGVDIKRFKGAAAVYLAILHRRHS; from the coding sequence ATGCTAAAAGAGCTCGAATCGCTTTATGAAGGGGACATCATCATTAACGGTCAGCCGGAACACCCCGAAGATTACGAATGGTTTTATACCGACGATGGTGATGAGATCGGCATCGCCAAACATCGATTGACAGAACAGGAGCGGCGATTGCTGTCGCTTTTTTTCACCCCCGCCGAGCGCCGGCGCGAACCGGAAAGCGAAGAGGAGCGGGCATGGAAACGATGGATGGCAACCGGCGATCCAGCCGCGCTCGCTCGGCTCGCTGCTCCGTATTGCCGGTTCATTCATTTTACGGCCAGCCGGCCGATCGCCAACAAAGAAGAGTTCACTGACGCTGTTCGCGGCTTGTTTTCCTCCCCAGTCACCATCGTCTGGGAGCAAGATCGGCGCGGGCTGATCGTCGAAGCGAAACAAAAGCAGACGACGGATCCTCCTTCGTTAGCGGACATGGCTGAGGCGCTCGCCGCTGATTTTTATACTGCCATTCATTTATTGATCGGCCCGATCCGCCCCGTCGATGAACGGCTATATGAATCATTTCTCCTTGAAAAAGAGTGTTTTTCCGCCGCTCGGCGCTTTTGGCCGAAACGAACGGTGTACGAATGGGAAGACGTCATTCCGCTTCCGCTCTTTGAAGAAGGGGCAGTCAGTGAGAAAGCCCACCGGACCCTCTCGTTTCTTGACGAATTCGACGAGGAGGAAGTGCGGGCGATGGAGACGTTTTTGCAATGCAACTTAAACGTCTCGATGGCGGCGAAAAAGCTGTATATGCACCGCAACAGTTTGCAATATCGAATCGATAAATGGACGGAGCAAACCGGAGTCGACATCAAACGGTTCAAAGGGGCGGCAGCCGTCTATTTGGCCATCTTGCACCGGCGCCATTCGTAA
- a CDS encoding ABC transporter ATP-binding protein — MAELILDHIYKIYDNNVVAVKDFNLHIQDKEFIVFVGPSGCGKSTTLRMIAGLEEISKGDLYIDGKRMNDVPPKDRDIAMVFQNYALYPHMSVYDNMAFGLKLRKFPKAEIEKRVREAARILGLEQYLDRKPKALSGGQRQRVALGRAIVRDAKVFLMDEPLSNLDAKLRVQMRSEIAKLHQRLETTTIYVTHDQTEAMTMATRLVVMKDGVIQQVGTPREVYEKPENIFVGGFIGSPAMNFLRGTLQDGKFVVGQTSFGVPEGKMKVLREQGYVGKEVILGIRPEDIHDEPLFLEASPATKVTALVEVAELLGAESMIYFSIDGQELIARIDARTEIKPGHRIDLALDMNKAHFFDVETERRIRAADEK; from the coding sequence ATGGCAGAACTCATTCTTGATCATATTTACAAAATTTACGACAACAATGTGGTCGCCGTCAAAGACTTCAATTTACATATTCAAGACAAAGAGTTTATCGTCTTCGTGGGCCCGTCCGGCTGCGGCAAATCTACAACGTTGCGGATGATCGCCGGCCTTGAGGAAATTTCCAAAGGTGATCTTTACATCGACGGCAAACGAATGAACGATGTGCCGCCGAAAGACCGCGACATCGCCATGGTGTTCCAAAACTACGCTCTGTATCCCCATATGAGCGTCTATGACAACATGGCGTTCGGTTTAAAACTGCGCAAATTCCCGAAAGCGGAAATTGAAAAACGCGTCCGCGAGGCGGCGCGCATTCTCGGGCTGGAGCAATATTTGGACCGCAAGCCGAAAGCGCTCTCCGGCGGGCAGCGGCAGCGCGTGGCATTAGGACGAGCCATCGTCCGCGATGCAAAAGTGTTTTTAATGGACGAGCCGCTCTCGAACTTGGATGCGAAATTGCGGGTGCAAATGCGCTCGGAGATCGCGAAGCTCCATCAGCGCTTGGAAACGACGACGATTTACGTCACCCACGACCAAACGGAAGCGATGACAATGGCCACCCGTCTTGTCGTCATGAAAGACGGCGTCATCCAGCAAGTCGGAACGCCGCGCGAGGTATACGAAAAACCGGAAAACATTTTTGTCGGCGGCTTTATCGGTTCACCGGCCATGAACTTCCTCCGCGGAACGTTGCAAGACGGCAAGTTTGTCGTTGGCCAAACATCGTTTGGCGTTCCCGAAGGAAAAATGAAAGTGTTGCGTGAGCAAGGGTATGTCGGCAAGGAAGTGATTTTAGGCATTCGTCCGGAAGACATTCACGACGAACCGCTCTTCCTTGAAGCATCGCCGGCGACGAAAGTTACCGCTCTCGTCGAAGTCGCCGAGTTGCTCGGCGCTGAATCGATGATCTATTTTAGCATCGACGGCCAAGAATTGATCGCTCGCATCGATGCCCGCACGGAAATCAAGCCGGGCCATCGGATTGACCTAGCGCTTGATATGAACAAAGCGCACTTCTTTGACGTTGAAACGGAGCGGCGCATCCGGGCGGCGGATGAAAAGTAA
- a CDS encoding alpha/beta-type small acid-soluble spore protein: protein MARNNNNNQLLVAGAQQAIDQMKYEIAQEFGVNLGADTTSRANGSVGGEITKRLVAMAQQQLGGQFGNAQ from the coding sequence ATGGCACGCAACAATAACAACAACCAACTGTTAGTCGCTGGTGCTCAACAAGCCATTGATCAAATGAAGTACGAAATCGCCCAAGAATTTGGGGTGAACCTCGGCGCTGACACGACTTCTCGCGCGAACGGTTCGGTCGGTGGCGAAATTACGAAACGTCTTGTCGCCATGGCTCAGCAACAACTTGGCGGCCAATTCGGCAACGCTCAATAA
- a CDS encoding hemolysin family protein has product MEEWPLRLFGWFFLSLLANALFASAEAAFSSASKTRLRHYAEEHLHNKRLQAVIGQLDRVLLALAVTTRLTSVVAVVLFTDIAVSLLGEQMGLFATLAVMTGLFVIFGEILPKSMAKEHAEQLAIRYAGLAYGLMKLMTPVTASLQAIKDRITRRFANGVAVPAVTEEDIKVMVELSEEEGVIDNKEKELIQRSLDFDEILVGEIFTPRADMVAVEVNQPIEEIRDVFLEEKYSRIPVYEGDIDNVIGILSESDFFSELVQKREVRIRDLLRQPLFVVESMKVSDLLPELQKSKVHMAIVVDEFGGTAGLITLEDILEQIVGEIWDEHDEAVKTVRQIDEHSFEFSAELPLDEFCEVMNIDVPKSESHTLGGWIFEMFERIPAVGETLQYGPLTFTVRQVDNRRIRKVLVSLSQPLAEQAGGV; this is encoded by the coding sequence TTGGAAGAGTGGCCGTTAAGGTTGTTCGGGTGGTTTTTCCTCTCCCTGCTCGCGAATGCGCTGTTCGCTTCAGCGGAAGCCGCGTTTTCCTCGGCAAGCAAGACACGGTTGCGGCATTACGCGGAAGAGCATCTGCACAATAAGCGCCTCCAGGCGGTGATCGGTCAGCTTGACCGCGTGTTGTTGGCGCTTGCTGTAACCACCCGCCTTACCAGCGTCGTAGCGGTCGTGCTCTTTACGGACATCGCCGTTTCGTTGCTTGGGGAACAGATGGGTTTGTTTGCCACATTGGCGGTGATGACAGGGTTATTTGTCATCTTCGGTGAAATTTTGCCAAAATCGATGGCGAAAGAGCATGCGGAGCAGCTCGCCATCCGATACGCCGGCCTTGCCTATGGGCTGATGAAGTTGATGACGCCGGTTACGGCGTCGCTCCAAGCCATAAAAGATCGAATCACCAGGCGGTTCGCCAATGGGGTGGCCGTGCCGGCTGTGACAGAGGAAGATATTAAAGTGATGGTTGAGCTGAGTGAAGAAGAAGGGGTCATTGACAACAAAGAAAAAGAATTGATCCAACGTTCGCTCGATTTTGATGAAATTTTGGTCGGAGAAATTTTCACCCCGCGCGCTGATATGGTGGCGGTGGAAGTGAACCAGCCGATTGAAGAGATTCGCGACGTGTTTTTGGAAGAGAAATATTCCCGCATCCCGGTCTATGAAGGGGATATTGACAACGTAATCGGCATTTTGTCGGAAAGCGACTTTTTCAGCGAGCTTGTGCAAAAGCGGGAGGTGCGCATCCGCGATTTGTTGCGCCAGCCGTTGTTCGTTGTCGAGTCCATGAAAGTGTCCGATCTTCTGCCGGAGCTGCAAAAAAGCAAAGTGCATATGGCGATCGTCGTCGACGAGTTTGGCGGCACCGCCGGTTTGATTACGCTCGAAGATATTCTCGAGCAAATTGTCGGCGAAATATGGGATGAGCATGATGAGGCGGTGAAAACGGTGCGCCAAATCGACGAGCACAGCTTCGAGTTCAGCGCCGAACTGCCGTTGGATGAGTTTTGCGAAGTGATGAACATCGACGTGCCAAAGAGTGAATCGCATACGTTGGGCGGCTGGATTTTTGAGATGTTTGAGCGCATTCCAGCCGTCGGCGAAACGCTGCAATATGGACCGCTGACGTTCACCGTCCGCCAAGTCGACAATCGGCGCATTCGCAAAGTGCTTGTCTCATTGAGCCAACCGCTTGCCGAGCAGGCGGGAGGCGTCTGA
- a CDS encoding zinc ribbon domain-containing protein → MKRWQQILSRWEPRGKNRKKARLKAAWLHEKVKSAWLDLLHKLSSRLIRENQVIGPGESAGAKHAKEPPAGGKHRLRRLVGIPEAVGVQSEVVRSQVVIVSSVFPSSQLCSCCGHRNTGMKDLSVRQWTRPVCSETHERDVNVARNILYEGLRMLFA, encoded by the coding sequence CTGAAACGCTGGCAACAGATTCTTTCCCGCTGGGAGCCGCGTGGGAAGAACCGGAAGAAGGCCCGGCTAAAAGCGGCCTGGCTTCATGAGAAGGTGAAAAGCGCCTGGCTGGACTTGCTGCACAAGCTGTCCTCCCGGCTGATTCGCGAAAACCAAGTGATCGGCCCTGGAGAATCTGCAGGTGCGAAACATGCAAAAGAACCACCGGCTGGCGGGAAGCATCGCCTACGCCGGTTGGTCGGAATTCCAGAGGCAGTTGGAGTACAAAGCGAAGTGGTACGGTCGCAGGTGGTGATTGTGTCGTCTGTTTTCCCGTCCAGCCAGCTTTGTTCCTGCTGTGGACACCGAAACACCGGGATGAAAGACCTGTCTGTCCGGCAGTGGACGCGCCCGGTGTGCAGCGAGACTCATGAGCGGGATGTCAATGTTGCAAGAAACATTCTCTACGAAGGATTGCGTATGTTGTTCGCTTAA
- a CDS encoding thiazole biosynthesis adenylyltransferase ThiF has translation MNERYSRQQLFAPIGKEGQKKIREKHVVLIGAGALGTGNAEALVRAGIGKLTIIDRDYVEWSNLQRQQLYSEADAKERLPKAIAAKRRLEQINSEVEIEAIVGDAGPEELETIAVKQRPDLWIDATDNFDTRLVINDVAYKYNIPWIYGACVGSYGLSCAFIPNRTPCLYCLLETVPQGGLTCDTAGIISPAVQMVVSYQMAEALKMLVGDWSALRGKLVSFDLWTNEYAAIRLDGVKKDDCPTCGRHPSYPFLSYEQRTKTAVLCGRDSVQIRPPARREYDLNEVAELFRRQGLQAEANPYLVSVSLGEKRLVVFHDGRALVHGTKDVQEAKAIYYRYLG, from the coding sequence TTGAACGAACGATATTCCCGGCAGCAACTATTTGCGCCGATTGGCAAAGAAGGGCAGAAGAAAATACGAGAAAAACATGTCGTGCTGATCGGCGCCGGAGCGCTCGGCACAGGCAATGCCGAAGCGCTTGTGCGCGCTGGCATCGGCAAATTGACAATCATCGACCGCGATTACGTCGAATGGAGCAACTTGCAGCGCCAGCAGCTGTACAGCGAAGCGGATGCGAAGGAGCGTCTGCCAAAGGCGATCGCCGCCAAACGGCGTCTTGAACAAATCAACAGCGAAGTTGAGATCGAGGCCATTGTCGGCGACGCCGGCCCGGAAGAATTGGAAACGATCGCTGTCAAGCAACGCCCTGACTTATGGATCGATGCGACAGACAATTTTGATACGCGCCTTGTCATCAATGACGTTGCCTACAAGTACAACATTCCGTGGATTTATGGCGCTTGTGTCGGCAGTTACGGTTTAAGCTGCGCCTTCATTCCGAACCGCACGCCTTGTTTGTATTGCTTGCTTGAAACGGTGCCGCAAGGGGGATTGACGTGCGATACGGCCGGCATTATCAGCCCAGCGGTGCAAATGGTTGTCAGCTATCAGATGGCTGAGGCGTTAAAAATGTTAGTGGGGGATTGGTCGGCGCTCCGCGGCAAGCTTGTTTCGTTTGACCTTTGGACGAACGAATATGCCGCCATTCGCCTTGACGGAGTGAAAAAGGATGATTGCCCGACGTGCGGACGTCATCCATCTTATCCGTTTCTTTCGTATGAACAACGGACGAAGACGGCCGTCTTGTGCGGGCGCGATTCTGTGCAAATCCGTCCGCCTGCCCGACGCGAGTACGACTTGAATGAAGTGGCGGAGCTGTTTCGCCGCCAAGGGCTTCAAGCGGAAGCGAACCCGTATCTTGTCTCCGTTTCGCTCGGCGAAAAACGGTTGGTCGTCTTTCATGATGGCCGTGCGCTTGTGCACGGCACGAAAGATGTGCAGGAGGCAAAGGCGATCTATTACCGCTATTTAGGTTGA
- a CDS encoding thiazole synthase — protein sequence MLKIGPYEFSSRLLLGTGKYPSLDVQKEAVEASGAEILTFAVRRMNIFSPEQPNFLEQLDLSKYKLLPNTAGAKTAEEAVRIARLAKASGLCDMIKVEVIGCDKTLLPDPIETLKAAEMLLEEGFIVLPYTSDDVVLAKRLEELGCHAIMPGASPIGSGQGIINPLNLSFIIEQANVPVIVDAGIGGPADAALAMELGADGVLLNTAVSGAADPVKMAKAMKLAVEAGRLGYEAGRIPKKRYASASSPMEGMSVV from the coding sequence ATGTTGAAAATTGGTCCATATGAATTCTCTTCGCGGCTGTTGCTCGGCACGGGCAAATATCCGAGCTTGGACGTGCAAAAAGAAGCGGTGGAAGCATCAGGGGCGGAAATTTTAACGTTCGCCGTCCGGCGGATGAACATCTTTTCTCCGGAGCAGCCGAACTTTTTAGAGCAGCTTGATTTAAGCAAATATAAGCTTTTGCCGAACACCGCCGGGGCGAAAACGGCGGAAGAGGCGGTGCGCATCGCCCGGCTCGCCAAGGCATCCGGATTGTGTGATATGATAAAAGTAGAAGTGATCGGCTGCGACAAAACGCTCCTTCCAGACCCGATCGAGACGTTGAAAGCGGCGGAAATGCTGCTTGAGGAAGGATTTATCGTGTTGCCGTACACATCCGATGATGTCGTGCTGGCGAAGCGGCTAGAGGAGCTTGGCTGCCATGCGATCATGCCGGGCGCCTCGCCGATCGGGTCCGGACAAGGCATCATCAATCCGCTCAATTTGAGCTTTATCATTGAGCAGGCGAACGTGCCGGTCATTGTCGACGCCGGCATCGGCGGACCGGCGGACGCGGCGCTGGCGATGGAGCTTGGTGCGGATGGGGTGCTTTTGAACACCGCTGTTTCCGGTGCGGCCGATCCAGTGAAAATGGCAAAAGCGATGAAGCTGGCGGTAGAAGCGGGCCGGCTCGGCTATGAAGCCGGACGCATCCCGAAAAAACGGTACGCGTCAGCGAGCAGCCCGATGGAAGGAATGAGTGTTGTTTGA
- the thiS gene encoding sulfur carrier protein ThiS, with protein MTLVINGETIAVPDEVKTVGDLLAHFRLENKLCIVEVNVRIIQKHEYGTTALRDGDRVEIVHFVGGG; from the coding sequence ATGACGTTAGTGATTAATGGGGAGACGATCGCCGTGCCCGACGAGGTGAAAACGGTGGGCGATTTGCTTGCCCATTTCCGGCTTGAGAATAAGCTTTGCATCGTCGAAGTCAATGTCCGCATCATCCAAAAACATGAGTATGGGACGACGGCGCTGCGCGATGGCGATCGTGTGGAAATCGTTCATTTTGTAGGAGGCGGTTGA